The Pongo abelii isolate AG06213 chromosome 20, NHGRI_mPonAbe1-v2.0_pri, whole genome shotgun sequence genome window below encodes:
- the KDELR1 gene encoding ER lumen protein-retaining receptor 1 isoform X2: MKVVYIACSFTTVWLIYSKFKATYDGNHDTFRVEFLVVPTAILAFLVNHDFTPLEILWTFSIYLESVAILPQLFMVSKTGEAETITSHYLFALGVYRTLYLFNWIWRYHFEGFFDLIAIVAGLVQTVLYCDFFYLYITKVLKGKKLSLPA; this comes from the exons ATGAAG GTGGTCTACATAGCCTGCTCCTTCACCACGGTCTGGTTGATTTATAGCAAGTTCAAAGCCACTTACGATGGGAACCATGACACGTTCAGAGTGGAGTTCCTGGTCGTTCCCACCGCCATTCTGGCGTTCCTGGTCAATCATGACTTCACCCCTCTGGAG ATCCTCTGGACCTTCTCCATCTACCTGGAGTCGGTGGCCATCTTGCCGCAGCTGTTCATGGTGAGCAAGACCGGCGAGGCGGAGACCATCACCAGCCACTACTTGTTTGCGCTGGGCGTTTATCGTACGCTCTATCTCTTCAACTGGATCTGGCGCTACCATTTTGAGGGCTTCTTCGACCTCATCGCCATCGTGGCAGGCCTGGTCCAGACAGTCCTCTACTGCGATTTCTTCTACCTCTATATCACCAAAG TCCTAAAGGGGAAGAAGTTGAGTTTGCCGGCATAG
- the KDELR1 gene encoding ER lumen protein-retaining receptor 1 isoform X1, with product MNLFRFLGDLSHLLAIILLLLKIWKSRSCAGISGKSQVLFAVVFTARYLDLFTNYISLYNTCMKVVYIACSFTTVWLIYSKFKATYDGNHDTFRVEFLVVPTAILAFLVNHDFTPLEILWTFSIYLESVAILPQLFMVSKTGEAETITSHYLFALGVYRTLYLFNWIWRYHFEGFFDLIAIVAGLVQTVLYCDFFYLYITKVLKGKKLSLPA from the exons ATGAATCTCTTCCGATTCCTGGGAGACCTCTCCCACCTCCTCGCCATCATCTTGCTACTGCTCAAAATCTGGAAGTCCCGCTCGTGCGCCG GAATTTCAGGGAAGAGCCAGGTCCTGTTTGCTGTGGTGTTCACTGCCCGATATCTGGACCTCTTCACCAACTACATCTCACTCTACAACACGTGTATGAAG GTGGTCTACATAGCCTGCTCCTTCACCACGGTCTGGTTGATTTATAGCAAGTTCAAAGCCACTTACGATGGGAACCATGACACGTTCAGAGTGGAGTTCCTGGTCGTTCCCACCGCCATTCTGGCGTTCCTGGTCAATCATGACTTCACCCCTCTGGAG ATCCTCTGGACCTTCTCCATCTACCTGGAGTCGGTGGCCATCTTGCCGCAGCTGTTCATGGTGAGCAAGACCGGCGAGGCGGAGACCATCACCAGCCACTACTTGTTTGCGCTGGGCGTTTATCGTACGCTCTATCTCTTCAACTGGATCTGGCGCTACCATTTTGAGGGCTTCTTCGACCTCATCGCCATCGTGGCAGGCCTGGTCCAGACAGTCCTCTACTGCGATTTCTTCTACCTCTATATCACCAAAG TCCTAAAGGGGAAGAAGTTGAGTTTGCCGGCATAG